One Phenylobacterium hankyongense DNA segment encodes these proteins:
- the pstA gene encoding phosphate ABC transporter permease PstA, which yields MSVAPIRREPGRLVRRRLTNAVFSAFCVLVTVVALAALAAILWSLLKQGLGGLNLDVFIRSTPAPGSRGGLANAIAGSIMMCVLAMAIALVIGVLAGTWLAEYAKGSRYGSLVRFINDVLLSAPSILVGLFVYEVLVAPFKGFSGLAGSVALALLAAPVITRTTEDVLALQAATLREAGVALGAPLSLVIRQVLWRSAGSGILTGALLAFARISGETAPLLFTALNNQFFSLNLTQPTANLPVVIFNYALSAYDDWRRLAWAGALLIAATVLGVTVLSRAIAKEPRRS from the coding sequence GTGAGCGTCGCCCCGATCCGCAGGGAGCCCGGCCGGCTGGTCCGGCGGCGGCTGACCAACGCCGTCTTCTCCGCCTTCTGCGTGCTGGTCACCGTCGTCGCCCTGGCGGCGCTGGCCGCCATCCTGTGGTCGCTGCTGAAGCAGGGGCTCGGCGGGCTGAACCTCGACGTCTTCATCCGCTCCACCCCCGCGCCGGGGTCGAGGGGCGGGCTGGCCAACGCCATCGCCGGCTCAATCATGATGTGCGTGCTGGCCATGGCCATCGCCCTGGTCATCGGCGTGCTGGCCGGCACCTGGCTGGCCGAATACGCCAAGGGCAGCCGCTACGGCAGCCTGGTGCGGTTCATCAACGACGTGCTGCTCTCGGCGCCCTCGATCCTGGTCGGCCTGTTCGTCTACGAGGTGCTCGTCGCGCCGTTCAAGGGCTTCTCCGGCCTGGCCGGCTCGGTGGCCCTGGCGCTGCTGGCCGCGCCGGTGATCACCCGCACCACCGAGGACGTGCTGGCCCTGCAGGCCGCCACCCTGCGCGAGGCGGGCGTGGCGCTCGGCGCGCCGCTGTCGCTGGTCATCCGCCAGGTGCTCTGGCGCTCGGCGGGCAGCGGCATCCTAACCGGCGCCCTGCTGGCCTTCGCCCGCATCAGCGGCGAGACCGCGCCGCTGCTGTTCACCGCGCTAAACAACCAGTTCTTCAGCCTGAACCTCACCCAGCCCACCGCCAACCTGCCGGTGGTGATCTTCAACTACGCGCTGAGCGCCTATGATGACTGGCGCCGTCTGGCCTGGGCGGGGGCGCTGCTGATCGCCGCCACCGTGCTGGGCGTCACCGTGCTGTCGCGCGCCATCGCCAAGGAGCCTCGCCGCTCATGA
- the phnD gene encoding phosphate/phosphite/phosphonate ABC transporter substrate-binding protein, translating to MIRRRMLAGLGLAAALSVAGLALSGCGEKPAQKAAPKELTFSILSAENQASMGPLWQPLLDDMSAQIGVKVKPYFATNYTSLVEAMRFNQVQVGWFSAAPALEAVNRADAEVLGRVIDAGGDATYKSVLIVRKGSGITLDDVLKCGKRYSFGLGDTQSTSGTLAPMAYLFTPKNIEPAKCFKAVRSASHQANFFSVANGVLDVATNNTVGLLFARRENPELAGKIEVIWTSPPLPESSILTRKDLDPAVKEKIRQFFLTYGTGTGPQADKQRQVLKGLAYGGFRPADDTYLDPIREMEAAEALADARRGGDKAKIAAAEAAFEKIRASAAQKRAVDPDV from the coding sequence ATGATCCGCCGCCGCATGCTGGCCGGCCTCGGCCTGGCCGCCGCCCTGTCGGTCGCGGGACTGGCGCTTTCGGGATGCGGCGAGAAGCCGGCCCAGAAGGCCGCGCCGAAGGAGCTGACGTTCTCGATCCTCTCGGCCGAGAACCAGGCGTCCATGGGCCCGCTCTGGCAGCCGCTGCTGGACGACATGTCGGCGCAGATCGGCGTCAAGGTGAAGCCCTACTTCGCCACCAACTACACCTCGCTGGTGGAGGCCATGCGCTTCAACCAGGTGCAGGTGGGCTGGTTCTCCGCCGCGCCGGCGCTGGAGGCGGTGAACCGCGCCGACGCCGAGGTGCTGGGCCGGGTGATCGACGCCGGCGGCGACGCCACCTACAAGTCCGTGCTGATCGTCAGGAAGGGCAGCGGCATCACCCTCGACGACGTGCTGAAGTGCGGTAAGCGCTACTCCTTCGGCCTCGGCGACACCCAGTCGACCTCGGGCACCCTGGCGCCCATGGCCTATCTGTTCACGCCCAAGAACATCGAGCCGGCCAAGTGCTTCAAGGCGGTCCGTTCCGCCAGCCACCAGGCGAACTTCTTCTCGGTGGCCAACGGCGTGCTGGACGTGGCCACCAACAACACCGTGGGCCTGTTGTTCGCCCGCCGCGAGAACCCGGAACTGGCCGGCAAGATCGAGGTGATCTGGACCTCGCCGCCGCTGCCGGAATCCTCGATCCTGACGCGCAAGGACCTGGATCCGGCGGTGAAGGAGAAGATCCGCCAGTTCTTCCTGACCTATGGAACCGGCACGGGCCCGCAGGCCGACAAGCAGCGCCAGGTGCTCAAGGGCCTGGCCTATGGCGGCTTCCGGCCGGCGGACGACACCTACCTCGACCCGATCCGCGAGATGGAGGCCGCCGAGGCCCTGGCCGACGCCCGCCGCGGCGGCGACAAGGCCAAGATCGCCGCGGCCGAGGCGGCGTTCGAGAAGATCCGCGCCAGCGCCGCCCAGAAGCGCGCCGTCGATCCGGACGTCTGA
- the pstC gene encoding phosphate ABC transporter permease subunit PstC produces the protein MTAVVSSPSATRRAQPRGATIAKVFEGLCFAAATALLAALGGLLVALLIGGWPALRRFGFGFFTTSAWNPVTDVYGAAGPVVGTLVTSALALALALPVAGGVAFFLTELCPAPLRRPIGTAVELLAGIPSIVYGMWGLFVFAPMFSKFVQLPLMMAAKPGSLLEKLTVGVPNGSGILSASIILAIMILPFMAATLRELLLTVPAAVRESAYGLGATTAEVVMSVTLPYVRGGAIGAVMLGLGRALGETMAVTFIIGNAHGFPKSLFDSGSTIASTIANEFTEATSPVHTSALIALGLVLFVITFTVLALARLLLRRQESRL, from the coding sequence ATGACCGCCGTCGTTTCCAGTCCCAGCGCCACCCGCCGCGCGCAGCCGCGCGGCGCGACGATCGCCAAGGTCTTCGAAGGCCTGTGCTTCGCCGCGGCGACGGCGCTGCTGGCGGCGCTCGGCGGACTCCTGGTGGCGCTGCTGATTGGCGGCTGGCCGGCGCTGCGCCGCTTCGGGTTCGGCTTCTTCACCACCTCGGCCTGGAACCCGGTGACCGACGTCTACGGCGCGGCGGGCCCGGTGGTCGGCACCCTCGTCACCTCCGCCCTGGCGCTGGCGCTGGCGCTGCCGGTGGCCGGCGGGGTGGCCTTCTTCCTGACCGAGCTCTGCCCGGCGCCGCTGCGGCGGCCGATCGGCACCGCCGTCGAGCTGCTCGCCGGCATTCCCTCGATCGTCTACGGCATGTGGGGCCTGTTCGTGTTCGCCCCGATGTTCTCCAAATTTGTGCAGCTGCCGCTGATGATGGCCGCCAAGCCCGGCTCGCTGCTGGAGAAGCTCACCGTCGGCGTCCCCAACGGCTCCGGCATCCTGTCGGCCTCGATCATCCTGGCGATCATGATCCTGCCGTTCATGGCCGCCACCCTGCGCGAGCTCTTGCTGACGGTGCCGGCGGCGGTGCGCGAGAGCGCCTATGGCCTGGGCGCGACCACCGCCGAGGTGGTGATGTCCGTGACCCTGCCCTACGTCCGCGGCGGCGCCATCGGCGCGGTGATGCTGGGCCTCGGCCGGGCGCTGGGCGAGACCATGGCGGTGACCTTCATCATCGGCAATGCGCACGGCTTCCCGAAGTCGCTGTTCGACAGCGGCTCGACGATCGCCTCGACCATCGCCAACGAATTCACCGAGGCCACCAGCCCGGTCCACACCTCGGCCCTGATCGCGCTCGGGCTGGTGCTGTTCGTGATCACCTTCACCGTGCTGGCGCTGGCCCGCCTGCTGCTGCGCCGCCAGGAGAGCCGGCTGTGA
- the phnE gene encoding phosphonate ABC transporter, permease protein PhnE has protein sequence MSRADPASPGIPAPPTRSLMQRAPDLLVWGGVVVLLLISFGPVDMSHLPKLFTNSGNMRQFGKEFLHPDFSQVRLYIAQMWLTVQIALWGTGLAVILAVPFGLACARNVSPAWLQQPMRLLMNLLRSIPDLVIGTLFIVAVGLGPFAGVMALALNTGGVLAKLFSEAVESIDKGPVEGVRATGANKLQEVVWGVIPQVAPLWTSYALYRFESNSRSATVLGLIGAGGIGQVLFESLNAFAYGQVAAIAIVIVVAVSLIDLLSQAMRSRLL, from the coding sequence ATGAGCCGCGCCGATCCCGCCTCGCCGGGGATTCCGGCCCCTCCGACGCGCAGCCTGATGCAGCGCGCGCCCGACCTGCTGGTCTGGGGCGGGGTGGTCGTCCTGCTGCTGATCAGCTTCGGCCCGGTGGACATGAGCCACCTGCCCAAGCTGTTCACCAACTCCGGGAACATGCGCCAGTTCGGCAAGGAGTTCCTGCACCCGGACTTCAGCCAGGTGCGGCTCTACATCGCCCAGATGTGGCTGACGGTGCAGATCGCGCTGTGGGGCACGGGGCTGGCGGTGATCCTGGCGGTGCCGTTCGGCCTCGCCTGCGCGCGCAACGTCTCGCCGGCCTGGCTGCAGCAGCCGATGCGGCTGTTGATGAACCTGCTGCGCTCGATCCCCGACCTGGTGATCGGCACCCTGTTCATCGTCGCCGTCGGCCTCGGCCCCTTCGCCGGCGTCATGGCGCTGGCGCTGAACACCGGCGGCGTGCTCGCCAAGCTGTTCTCCGAGGCCGTGGAGTCCATCGACAAGGGCCCGGTCGAAGGGGTCCGCGCCACCGGCGCCAACAAGCTGCAGGAAGTGGTCTGGGGGGTCATCCCGCAGGTGGCGCCGCTGTGGACCTCCTACGCCCTCTACCGGTTCGAATCGAACTCCCGCTCGGCCACCGTGCTGGGCCTGATCGGGGCCGGCGGCATCGGCCAGGTGCTGTTCGAGTCGCTGAACGCCTTCGCCTACGGCCAGGTGGCGGCGATCGCCATCGTCATCGTGGTGGCGGTGTCGCTGATCGACCTGTTGTCCCAGGCCATGCGCTCGCGGCTGCTGTAG
- the pstS gene encoding phosphate ABC transporter substrate-binding protein PstS, whose product MLKKLGAALGAALIVGAATMAQAATISGAGATFPAPVYAKWAETYKAQTGNSLNYQAIGSGGGIKQITAGTVDFGATDKPLKPDDLAAGGLAMFPTVVGGVVPVMNLPGLRPGQVKLTGAQLADIYRGVIKKWNDPLLVKTNAGVALPNLPITVVHRSDGSGTTFLFTTYLSMKAAHWASEVGANDSVAWPTGLGGKGNDGVAAFVKQTPGAIGYVEYAYAKQNNLTYALMQNKGGKFVSPTAENFAAAAAGAKWSAAPGFYLLLLDQPGANAWPITGATFILVHTKQDKPTDGREVLAFFDWAYKNGDAAAVSLDYVPLPAAVKDLIRKSWSKVVGPDGKPVYR is encoded by the coding sequence ATGTTGAAGAAACTGGGGGCAGCCCTTGGCGCCGCCCTGATCGTAGGCGCGGCCACCATGGCGCAGGCGGCGACCATCTCGGGCGCCGGCGCGACGTTCCCCGCGCCCGTCTACGCCAAGTGGGCGGAGACCTATAAGGCCCAGACCGGCAACAGCCTGAACTACCAGGCGATCGGCTCGGGCGGCGGCATCAAGCAGATCACCGCGGGCACCGTCGATTTCGGCGCCACCGACAAGCCGCTGAAGCCGGACGACCTGGCCGCCGGCGGCCTGGCCATGTTCCCGACCGTGGTCGGCGGCGTGGTGCCGGTGATGAACCTGCCCGGCCTGCGTCCCGGCCAGGTCAAGCTCACCGGCGCGCAGCTGGCGGACATCTATCGCGGCGTCATCAAGAAGTGGAACGACCCGCTGCTGGTGAAGACCAACGCCGGCGTCGCCCTGCCGAACCTGCCGATCACCGTGGTCCACCGCTCGGACGGCTCGGGCACCACCTTCCTGTTCACCACCTACCTGTCGATGAAGGCCGCCCACTGGGCGAGCGAAGTGGGCGCCAACGACTCTGTCGCCTGGCCCACCGGCCTCGGCGGCAAGGGCAACGACGGCGTCGCCGCCTTCGTGAAGCAGACGCCCGGCGCGATCGGCTACGTCGAATACGCCTACGCCAAGCAGAACAACCTCACCTACGCCCTGATGCAGAACAAGGGCGGCAAGTTCGTGTCGCCGACGGCGGAGAACTTCGCCGCCGCCGCCGCGGGCGCCAAGTGGAGCGCGGCTCCGGGCTTCTACCTGCTGCTGCTCGACCAGCCGGGCGCCAACGCCTGGCCGATCACCGGCGCCACCTTCATCCTGGTGCACACCAAGCAGGACAAGCCGACTGACGGCCGTGAAGTGCTGGCCTTCTTCGACTGGGCCTACAAGAACGGCGACGCCGCGGCCGTCTCCCTCGACTACGTGCCGCTGCCCGCGGCCGTGAAGGACCTGATCCGCAAGTCGTGGAGCAAGGTCGTCGGTCCGGACGGCAAGCCGGTCTACCGCTAA
- the phnC gene encoding phosphonate ABC transporter ATP-binding protein, translated as MSDAAVLSIRNVSKSFGSRRALDSVSLQVARGEMIALIGPSGSGKSTLLRSISALQTIDAGEGRIEAFGAPVQENGRISGRVREVRTRIGMIFQQFNLVGRLTLFSNVVLGSLGRINPTRGFLGLWPEETRQSAMAALARVGVADYAAQRANTLSGGQQQRGAIARALVQKAKVILADEPVASLDPVSARRVMEILRDLNQQDGLTVVVTLHQVDYALRYCDRVIALKAGKMVYDGPATGLRREQLIDIYGPEFEDVFWEGAPK; from the coding sequence ATGTCCGACGCCGCCGTTCTGTCGATACGGAACGTCTCCAAGAGCTTTGGTTCGCGCCGGGCGCTGGACTCCGTCTCGCTCCAGGTGGCGCGCGGCGAGATGATCGCGCTGATCGGGCCGTCGGGCTCCGGCAAGTCGACCCTGCTGCGCTCGATCAGCGCCCTGCAGACCATCGACGCGGGCGAGGGCCGCATCGAGGCGTTCGGCGCCCCGGTGCAGGAGAACGGCCGGATCAGCGGCAGGGTGCGCGAGGTCCGCACCCGCATCGGCATGATCTTCCAGCAGTTCAACCTCGTCGGCCGGCTGACGCTGTTCTCCAACGTCGTGCTGGGCTCGCTCGGCCGGATCAACCCGACCCGCGGCTTCCTCGGCCTGTGGCCGGAGGAGACCAGGCAGTCCGCCATGGCGGCCCTGGCGCGGGTGGGCGTGGCCGACTACGCCGCCCAGCGCGCCAACACCCTGTCGGGCGGCCAGCAGCAGCGCGGCGCCATCGCCCGCGCCCTGGTGCAGAAGGCCAAGGTCATCCTCGCCGACGAGCCGGTGGCCTCGCTCGATCCGGTGTCCGCACGCCGCGTCATGGAGATCCTGCGCGACCTCAACCAGCAGGACGGGCTGACCGTGGTCGTCACCCTGCACCAGGTCGACTACGCCCTGCGCTACTGCGACCGGGTGATCGCGCTGAAGGCCGGCAAGATGGTCTACGACGGCCCGGCCACCGGCCTGCGCCGCGAACAGCTCATCGACATCTATGGTCCGGAATTCGAAGACGTGTTCTGGGAAGGAGCCCCGAAATGA
- the phoU gene encoding phosphate signaling complex protein PhoU, whose product MEHTVRAFDQELAAIKAEVTRLGGLAEAEVSDALTALIKRDPQLAAEVVERDRKLDDLELEIEERATQLMALRQPVAIDLRRTLAALKMASNLERCGDLAKNIAKRALILGEAEPMAPLMRPIERMGRLVLRRLHDSLDAHSRDDLVLASEVWSRDREVDEHYESLFRELLTYMMGDPRTITACAHLLFVAKNLERIGDHATNIAEIVHYEITGEQLTSRPKLENLPGA is encoded by the coding sequence ATGGAGCACACAGTCAGGGCGTTCGACCAGGAACTGGCGGCGATCAAGGCCGAGGTCACCCGCCTGGGGGGCCTGGCCGAGGCCGAGGTCTCCGACGCGCTCACCGCGCTGATCAAGCGCGACCCGCAGCTCGCCGCGGAGGTGGTGGAGCGCGACCGCAAGCTCGACGACCTGGAGCTGGAGATCGAGGAGCGCGCCACCCAGCTGATGGCGCTCCGCCAGCCGGTGGCCATCGACCTTCGGCGCACCCTGGCGGCCCTGAAGATGGCCTCCAACCTCGAGCGTTGCGGCGACCTCGCCAAGAACATCGCCAAGCGCGCCCTGATCCTCGGCGAGGCGGAGCCGATGGCGCCGCTGATGCGGCCGATCGAACGGATGGGTCGCCTGGTGCTGCGCCGCCTGCACGACTCCCTCGACGCCCACTCCCGCGACGACCTGGTGCTGGCCTCGGAGGTCTGGTCCCGCGACCGCGAGGTGGACGAGCACTACGAGAGCCTGTTCCGCGAGCTCCTGACCTACATGATGGGCGATCCGCGGACGATCACCGCCTGCGCCCACCTGCTGTTCGTGGCCAAGAACCTGGAGCGGATCGGCGACCACGCCACCAACATCGCCGAGATCGTCCACTACGAGATCACCGGCGAACAGCTCACCTCGCGCCCGAAGCTGGAAAACCTGCCCGGCGCCTAG
- the pstB gene encoding phosphate ABC transporter ATP-binding protein PstB produces the protein MNTLTADGFETSIATLPGSEVKLETRDLDFHYGDSRVLKSVSIPFARNKVTALIGPSGCGKSTLLRTLNRMYELYPGQKATGEILMDGENILKPRVNLAQLRSRIGMVFQKPTPFPMSVYDNVAFGVRLYESLSKPEMDARVEESLRRSALWDEVKDNLKGPGLGLSGGQQQRLCVARAVAVRPEVLLLDEPTSALDPISSARLEETLSQLKTDHTIVVVTHNLGQAARVSDYTGFMYLGELVEFGPTSSLFTRPVTARTSDYITGRFG, from the coding sequence ATGAACACCCTGACCGCCGACGGCTTCGAAACCAGCATCGCCACGCTGCCGGGCTCCGAGGTGAAGCTGGAGACGCGCGATCTCGACTTCCATTACGGCGACAGCCGGGTCCTGAAGTCGGTCTCGATCCCGTTCGCGCGCAACAAGGTCACCGCCCTGATCGGCCCCTCCGGCTGCGGCAAGTCCACCCTGCTGCGGACGCTGAACCGGATGTACGAGCTCTATCCGGGCCAGAAGGCGACCGGCGAGATCCTGATGGACGGGGAGAACATCCTCAAGCCGCGGGTGAACCTGGCGCAGCTCCGCTCGCGGATCGGCATGGTGTTCCAGAAGCCCACCCCGTTCCCGATGTCGGTGTACGACAACGTCGCGTTCGGCGTGCGGCTGTACGAGAGCCTCTCCAAGCCGGAGATGGACGCGCGGGTCGAGGAATCCCTGCGCCGCTCCGCCCTCTGGGACGAGGTGAAGGACAACCTCAAGGGGCCCGGCCTCGGCCTCTCCGGCGGCCAGCAGCAGCGGCTGTGCGTGGCCCGCGCCGTGGCGGTCCGGCCCGAGGTGCTGCTGCTCGACGAGCCCACCTCGGCGCTCGACCCGATCTCCAGCGCCCGGCTGGAGGAGACGCTGAGCCAGCTGAAAACCGACCACACCATCGTCGTCGTCACCCACAACCTCGGCCAGGCGGCGCGGGTCAGCGACTACACGGGCTTCATGTACCTGGGCGAACTGGTGGAATTCGGGCCGACCAGCTCGCTGTTCACCCGTCCGGTGACCGCCCGGACCTCCGACTACATCACCGGCCGGTTCGGCTGA
- a CDS encoding OprO/OprP family phosphate-selective porin yields MSLPNKGLARRVAHGAFVAALMSGAATAALAAPTHKTHAHKAHAAVDARDAKLEALQQQINEMRAQMAQMQQPRTDTQAEAHVAALQQQLDTVNQQLADVKAAQTADASDIITLKTPSGATTIPSLPNGKPSFATADGRFTANVRAIVMLDTAKYLQKGNLPSAVTNRDLNDGTNFRRARFGIDGKLFKDFDYALIYEFGGSGAEDAGHIQEAWAQYTAFKPWRIKIGAFEPNIGLAAAVSTSQMPMMERPGPAEVARNVAAGDTRSALQVTGNGLWGEGDAGIATRWFASAAITGNTVGVINSTGSATAQPNDEQTGVIGRLAIAPFSSTNWQAHLGVNAQLATQPNDAGSAANPRYPIQLRDRPELRVDGTRLVDTGAIDAKTASVYGAEAGLSVQNFLIESEYFKYKIDRRLTGTTPLRNPDFSGWYVQGVWVLTGENRPYNPAEGRFDAPKQNYNFNPAAGAWGAFELAARYSDLDLNYNAGSAGTAAAPDAIRGGEQKISSVGLNWYLNPDIRFMFDYLHVDVNRFNAAGVQVGQSYNALALRSQLTF; encoded by the coding sequence ATGAGCCTTCCGAACAAGGGGCTGGCGCGTCGCGTCGCCCACGGGGCGTTCGTCGCGGCGCTGATGTCCGGCGCGGCCACGGCGGCGCTCGCCGCCCCGACCCACAAGACCCACGCTCACAAGGCCCACGCCGCGGTCGACGCGCGCGACGCCAAGCTCGAGGCGCTGCAGCAGCAGATCAACGAGATGCGCGCCCAGATGGCGCAGATGCAGCAGCCGCGCACCGACACCCAGGCCGAGGCCCATGTCGCGGCGCTGCAGCAGCAGCTCGACACCGTCAACCAGCAGCTGGCCGACGTGAAGGCCGCGCAGACCGCCGACGCCTCCGACATCATCACCCTGAAGACGCCGAGCGGCGCGACGACCATCCCGAGCCTGCCGAACGGTAAGCCCTCGTTCGCCACCGCCGACGGCCGCTTCACCGCCAACGTCCGCGCCATCGTCATGCTCGACACCGCCAAGTACCTCCAGAAGGGCAACCTGCCCTCGGCGGTGACCAACCGCGACCTCAATGACGGCACCAACTTCCGCCGCGCCCGCTTCGGCATCGACGGCAAGCTGTTCAAGGACTTCGACTACGCCTTGATCTACGAGTTCGGCGGCTCCGGCGCCGAGGACGCCGGCCACATCCAGGAGGCCTGGGCCCAGTACACCGCGTTCAAGCCCTGGCGGATCAAGATCGGCGCCTTCGAGCCGAACATCGGCCTGGCGGCGGCGGTCTCCACCAGCCAGATGCCGATGATGGAACGCCCGGGTCCGGCCGAGGTGGCCCGCAACGTCGCCGCCGGCGACACGCGCAGCGCGCTGCAGGTCACCGGCAACGGCCTGTGGGGTGAAGGCGACGCCGGCATCGCCACCCGCTGGTTCGCGTCCGCCGCCATCACCGGCAACACCGTGGGCGTGATCAATTCCACGGGCAGCGCCACGGCCCAGCCCAACGACGAGCAGACCGGCGTCATCGGCCGCCTCGCGATCGCGCCGTTCAGCAGCACCAATTGGCAGGCGCACCTGGGGGTCAACGCCCAGCTGGCGACGCAGCCGAACGACGCCGGCTCGGCCGCCAACCCGCGCTATCCGATCCAGCTGCGCGACCGTCCCGAGCTGCGGGTCGACGGCACGCGCCTGGTGGACACCGGCGCCATCGACGCCAAGACCGCCTCGGTCTACGGCGCCGAGGCCGGCCTCTCGGTGCAGAACTTCCTGATCGAGAGCGAGTACTTCAAGTACAAGATCGATCGCCGGCTCACCGGCACGACGCCGCTGCGCAACCCGGACTTCTCCGGCTGGTACGTCCAGGGCGTCTGGGTGCTGACCGGCGAGAACCGGCCCTACAACCCCGCCGAGGGCCGCTTCGACGCGCCGAAGCAGAACTACAACTTCAACCCGGCGGCCGGCGCCTGGGGCGCGTTCGAGCTCGCCGCGCGCTACTCGGACCTGGACCTGAACTACAACGCCGGCTCCGCCGGAACCGCGGCGGCCCCCGACGCGATCCGCGGCGGCGAGCAGAAGATCTCCTCGGTCGGGCTGAACTGGTACCTGAACCCCGACATCCGCTTCATGTTCGACTACCTGCACGTGGACGTGAACCGCTTCAACGCCGCGGGCGTGCAGGTCGGCCAGAGCTACAACGCGCTGGCGCTGCGCAGCCAGCTCACCTTCTAG
- the pstS gene encoding phosphate ABC transporter substrate-binding protein PstS, which translates to MIRTILVALTASLALAACSGGDKAKTPAASGGVAISGAGATFPAPLYAKWAETQKAETGLALNYQAIGSGGGIKQIKAGTVAFGATDKPLKADELTQAGLVQFPTVMGGVVPVANLPGVAKGQLKLTGPLLADIYLGKVAKWSDPAVAAVNPGVKLPNLAITVVHRSDGSGTSFLFTSYLTQVAPQWTVGASDSVAWPTGLGGKGNDGVAAFVKQTPGAIGYVEYAYAKQNDMTYALMQNAAGAFVIPAADSFAAAAAGADWSKAPGFYLLLLNQPGQNAWPITGATFILLHAKQADPAKGQSVLKFFDWAYAKGDATAQSLDYVPLPADLKARVRQSWSAVTGPDGKPVYVAP; encoded by the coding sequence ATGATCCGGACCATTCTGGTGGCGCTCACCGCCAGCCTGGCGCTCGCCGCCTGCAGCGGCGGCGACAAGGCCAAGACGCCCGCCGCGAGCGGCGGCGTGGCGATCTCAGGCGCCGGCGCGACCTTCCCGGCGCCCCTCTACGCCAAGTGGGCGGAGACGCAGAAGGCCGAGACCGGCCTCGCCCTCAACTACCAGGCCATCGGCTCCGGCGGCGGCATCAAGCAGATCAAGGCCGGCACCGTGGCGTTCGGCGCCACCGACAAGCCGCTGAAGGCCGATGAGCTGACGCAGGCCGGCCTGGTGCAGTTTCCCACGGTGATGGGCGGGGTGGTCCCGGTGGCCAACCTGCCGGGCGTGGCCAAGGGCCAGCTGAAGCTGACCGGCCCGCTGCTGGCCGACATCTACCTGGGCAAGGTCGCCAAGTGGAGCGATCCGGCCGTCGCCGCGGTCAATCCCGGCGTCAAGCTGCCCAACCTGGCGATCACCGTCGTGCACCGCTCCGACGGCTCGGGCACCAGCTTCCTGTTCACCAGCTACCTGACGCAGGTCGCGCCGCAGTGGACGGTGGGCGCGAGCGACTCGGTGGCCTGGCCCACCGGCCTCGGCGGCAAGGGCAACGACGGCGTCGCCGCCTTCGTGAAGCAGACGCCGGGCGCGATCGGCTATGTCGAGTACGCCTACGCCAAGCAGAACGACATGACCTATGCCCTGATGCAGAACGCCGCCGGCGCCTTCGTCATCCCCGCCGCCGACAGCTTCGCGGCGGCCGCGGCGGGCGCGGACTGGAGCAAGGCCCCGGGCTTCTACCTGCTGCTGCTCAACCAGCCGGGCCAGAACGCCTGGCCGATCACCGGGGCGACCTTCATCCTGTTGCACGCCAAGCAGGCCGATCCGGCTAAGGGCCAATCGGTGCTGAAGTTCTTCGACTGGGCCTATGCCAAGGGCGACGCCACGGCGCAGTCCCTCGACTATGTGCCGCTGCCGGCCGACCTGAAGGCCCGTGTCCGCCAGAGCTGGTCCGCCGTCACCGGCCCGGACGGCAAACCCGTCTACGTCGCCCCCTGA